From Citricoccus sp. SGAir0253, a single genomic window includes:
- a CDS encoding cytochrome c biogenesis protein ResB yields MSQDVHLPALGLVGTLRFAWTQLTSMRTALMLLLLLAVAAVPGSLFPQRPAGPEIVNQYLEDNPRLGPWLDRLQLFDVYSSVWFSAIYLLLFISLIGCVLPRAVKHAKALRSAPPRTPRRLSRLPEYGSVLLEPSGPAPAEAVEQAARYLKRRGYRTEVRPEGDGGASVGAERGYVREIGNIVFHLSLIGVLVFMAVGSLLSYRGQKILVEGEGFANTLVAYDSFTPGSAFSEERLAPFSMSLESFEAVFDRESQTHYGQPLDFTAVLEVQEGTGGQPREEVLKVNHPLDLQGNRVYLVGNGYAPEVTVRDGNGDIAFQGPVVAQVQDNVYTSLLVIKAPDAQPDQLGFVGFFLPTAYTGEDGVAVSVDPELFRPELNLNSYYGDLGLDDGEPQNVYVLETEGLTELNSRSQDAGGITLTPGQSYELPEGKGSISFDGVKRYVGLDIHYDPGKWGVGVFAVTALVALGVSLFVRRRRVWVRGATGPDGATMVEYGLLARGEDFGLREENLALRRQFERMWPVVAPEEPAAVPAPASSIPNRPE; encoded by the coding sequence TTGAGCCAGGACGTACACCTCCCCGCCCTCGGTCTCGTGGGCACGCTGCGGTTCGCCTGGACCCAGCTGACCTCCATGCGCACGGCGCTGATGCTGCTGCTGCTGCTCGCCGTGGCCGCCGTGCCCGGCTCCCTGTTCCCGCAGCGCCCGGCCGGCCCAGAGATCGTCAACCAGTACCTCGAGGACAACCCCCGGCTGGGTCCGTGGCTCGACCGGCTGCAGCTGTTCGACGTGTACTCCTCCGTCTGGTTCTCGGCCATCTACCTGCTGCTGTTCATCTCCCTCATCGGCTGCGTGCTGCCGCGCGCGGTCAAGCACGCCAAGGCCCTGCGCTCGGCACCGCCGCGTACCCCGCGCCGGCTGTCCCGGCTGCCGGAGTACGGCTCCGTGCTGCTCGAGCCCTCCGGCCCCGCCCCGGCCGAGGCCGTGGAGCAGGCGGCCCGGTACCTCAAGCGGCGCGGGTACCGCACGGAGGTCCGCCCCGAGGGCGACGGCGGCGCCTCCGTGGGCGCCGAGCGCGGCTACGTGCGGGAGATCGGCAACATCGTCTTCCACCTGTCCCTGATCGGCGTGCTCGTCTTCATGGCCGTCGGCTCCCTGCTGAGCTACCGCGGGCAGAAGATCCTCGTGGAGGGGGAGGGCTTCGCCAACACCCTCGTGGCCTACGACTCCTTCACCCCCGGCAGCGCCTTCTCGGAGGAGCGGCTCGCGCCGTTCTCCATGTCCCTGGAGAGCTTCGAGGCGGTCTTCGACCGGGAGTCCCAGACGCACTACGGCCAGCCGCTGGACTTCACCGCCGTCCTGGAGGTCCAGGAGGGCACCGGGGGACAGCCCCGCGAGGAGGTCCTCAAGGTCAACCACCCGCTGGACCTGCAGGGCAACCGCGTCTACCTGGTGGGCAACGGCTACGCCCCGGAGGTCACGGTGCGGGACGGCAACGGGGACATCGCCTTCCAGGGGCCCGTGGTGGCGCAGGTGCAGGACAACGTCTACACCTCGCTGCTGGTGATCAAGGCCCCGGACGCCCAGCCGGACCAGCTCGGCTTCGTCGGGTTCTTCCTGCCCACCGCCTACACGGGCGAGGACGGCGTGGCCGTCTCGGTCGACCCCGAGCTGTTCCGGCCCGAGCTGAACCTGAACTCCTACTACGGCGACCTGGGCCTCGACGACGGCGAGCCGCAGAACGTCTACGTGCTGGAGACCGAGGGACTCACCGAGCTGAACTCCCGCAGCCAGGACGCCGGCGGCATCACCCTGACCCCCGGGCAGTCCTACGAGCTGCCCGAGGGCAAGGGCTCGATCAGCTTCGACGGCGTCAAGCGCTACGTGGGCCTGGACATCCACTACGACCCCGGCAAGTGGGGCGTGGGCGTCTTCGCCGTCACGGCCCTCGTGGCCCTCGGCGTGAGCCTGTTCGTGCGCCGCCGCCGCGTGTGGGTCCGTGGCGCCACCGGGCCGGACGGGGCGACCATGGTGGAGTACGGACTGCTGGCCCGCGGCGAGGACTTCGGCCTGCGCGAGGAGAACCTCGCGCTGCGCCGGCAGTTCGAGCGGATGTGGCCCGTCGTCGCCCCCGAGGAGCCCGCCGCCGTCCCGGCGCCCGCCTCATCCATCCCGAACCGACCGGAGTAA
- the ccsB gene encoding c-type cytochrome biogenesis protein CcsB, with protein MQPINLQLASYSDLFMLIAALVYAAAFILFALDMANSSRTIRALEAELAREEAREDRLVGAGVAGAGTGPTAAPATPAAAGPELVDEDMEYLGAARRPVANVAVALMVIGVLLHAFAVVARGLAAHRVPWGNMYEFCTTGALLVAAVYLLFLIRKDIRFLGTFVAGLVVIMMCAATIGFPTPLAHLQPALQSPWIVIHVSIAVLASALFTLTFSMSVLQLLQSRREARLRAGGPGRPDFLRLVPSARSLENWSYRINAVAFVMWTFTVIAGAIWAEQAWGRYWGWDTKEVWSFVIWVVYAGYLHARATRGWTGERAAWLSIIGFACVVFNFTIVNTYFPGLHSYAGIPE; from the coding sequence ATGCAGCCCATCAACCTGCAGCTGGCCAGCTACAGCGACCTGTTCATGCTGATCGCCGCCCTGGTCTATGCCGCCGCCTTCATCCTCTTCGCGCTGGACATGGCCAACTCCTCGCGCACCATCCGCGCCCTCGAGGCCGAGCTGGCCCGGGAGGAGGCCCGCGAGGACCGGCTGGTGGGGGCCGGCGTCGCCGGTGCCGGCACGGGCCCGACGGCGGCGCCCGCGACCCCCGCGGCGGCCGGCCCCGAACTGGTGGACGAGGACATGGAGTACCTCGGCGCCGCGCGGCGGCCGGTGGCCAACGTGGCCGTGGCGCTCATGGTGATCGGCGTGCTGCTGCACGCCTTCGCGGTGGTCGCCCGCGGCCTCGCCGCCCACCGCGTGCCGTGGGGCAACATGTACGAGTTCTGCACCACGGGCGCCCTGCTCGTGGCGGCCGTGTACCTGCTGTTCCTCATCCGCAAGGACATCCGGTTCCTGGGCACCTTCGTGGCCGGGCTCGTGGTCATCATGATGTGCGCCGCCACGATCGGCTTCCCCACGCCGCTGGCGCACCTGCAGCCGGCCCTGCAGTCGCCGTGGATCGTCATCCACGTGTCCATCGCCGTGCTCGCCTCCGCACTGTTCACCCTGACCTTCTCCATGAGCGTGCTGCAGCTGCTGCAGTCCCGCCGCGAGGCGCGCCTGCGCGCCGGCGGCCCGGGCCGGCCGGACTTCCTGCGCCTCGTGCCGTCCGCGCGCAGCCTGGAGAACTGGTCCTACCGGATCAACGCCGTGGCCTTCGTGATGTGGACCTTCACGGTGATCGCCGGCGCCATCTGGGCCGAGCAGGCCTGGGGCCGGTACTGGGGCTGGGACACCAAGGAGGTCTGGAGCTTCGTCATCTGGGTCGTCTACGCCGGCTACCTGCACGCCCGCGCCACGCGCGGCTGGACCGGGGAGCGCGCCGCGTGGCTGTCGATCATCGGCTTCGCGTGCGTCGTGTTCAACTTCACGATCGTCAACACGTACTTCCCGGGCCTGCACTCCTACGCCGGCATCCCCGAGTAG
- a CDS encoding alpha/beta hydrolase: MSLPALGPVPDVRADWDTLADSAADLRTGSGKAWDALQDAKGSWAGLRTGYRHDGTSERVWAGLDLLERPAEDWAGALSSAQDAIDDFVTTGEPLQRRRETLEDARPRLAADCSSALASGDESEIARVRGDIIAFNDRIADLARAWGSAQDTFVAAVRSISGGTTEGLAVVGAPRVETGALDWAAMTSGLDTTFGALDPRTLWRDLRGLSGEELRDWLEANPEAARALAENAFPRHPVPGSAEDVMARAMAGDAPLTRDGITGIREAWLGLQEHERERLMLLFPGVIGTLDGVPLATRGAANQVTVAGLREQTAERLAEHRAHRPPHAPGNAYERSQWEDEEARLETVLDGLTQAWDAYGRPPFPEDQRTPGYTTLFVSAEGLGQIVTMRGEPSAATERAVTFVPGTTSTIASVDRHNDALDAMDGHDPGGTVSIYWQGTDLPQELIRDNATPHFNEQGAPSLAAFDHAADLEMSSTRVRDVATTYVAHSAGGSLLGTAEREGLDSTNIVYVAPAGTGHELSSPDDTQNPSAHRYLIQTNDDPISAAQLLGGGAHGGSFWEGSDPVRQMGAVRLESGFMGNGETVMGGHSDYFDPRSTSARNIEGVVYGTEVRPYLQPEIHTIIGSPYPYIEYPLEADADHYREEGIPSVPVEETR; this comes from the coding sequence GTGAGCCTGCCCGCCCTCGGCCCCGTCCCCGACGTCCGGGCCGACTGGGACACGCTCGCGGACTCCGCCGCAGACCTGAGGACCGGGTCCGGGAAGGCCTGGGACGCGCTGCAGGACGCGAAGGGGTCCTGGGCCGGACTGCGCACCGGGTACCGGCACGACGGGACCTCCGAGCGTGTCTGGGCCGGCCTGGACCTCCTCGAGCGACCCGCCGAGGACTGGGCCGGCGCGCTGTCCTCCGCCCAGGACGCGATCGATGACTTCGTGACCACCGGCGAGCCCCTGCAACGACGGCGCGAGACGCTGGAGGACGCCCGGCCCCGCCTCGCCGCGGACTGCTCCAGCGCCCTCGCCTCGGGCGACGAGAGCGAGATCGCCCGGGTCCGTGGGGACATCATCGCGTTCAACGACCGGATCGCGGACCTGGCGAGGGCCTGGGGCTCCGCCCAGGACACCTTCGTCGCGGCCGTCCGGTCCATCAGCGGCGGCACCACCGAGGGCCTGGCGGTCGTCGGTGCGCCCCGGGTGGAGACCGGGGCACTGGACTGGGCCGCGATGACGAGTGGACTGGACACGACGTTCGGGGCGCTCGATCCGCGGACCCTCTGGAGGGACCTGCGGGGCCTGTCCGGGGAGGAGCTGCGGGACTGGCTCGAGGCCAACCCGGAGGCCGCCCGGGCACTGGCGGAGAACGCCTTCCCCCGGCACCCGGTCCCCGGCTCCGCCGAGGACGTCATGGCCCGGGCGATGGCCGGTGATGCCCCCCTGACGAGGGACGGCATCACCGGGATCCGCGAGGCCTGGCTGGGCCTGCAGGAGCATGAGCGCGAGCGGCTGATGCTGCTCTTCCCCGGAGTGATCGGCACCCTCGACGGAGTGCCCCTGGCCACCCGGGGCGCCGCCAACCAGGTCACGGTGGCGGGGCTACGGGAGCAGACCGCCGAGCGGCTGGCGGAGCACCGGGCGCACAGGCCGCCGCATGCTCCGGGGAATGCCTACGAGCGGAGCCAGTGGGAGGACGAGGAAGCACGGCTCGAGACGGTCCTGGACGGCCTGACCCAGGCGTGGGACGCCTACGGACGCCCGCCGTTCCCCGAGGACCAGAGGACACCGGGATACACCACGCTGTTCGTCTCCGCCGAGGGGCTCGGGCAGATCGTCACCATGCGCGGCGAGCCCTCCGCGGCCACCGAGCGGGCGGTCACCTTCGTGCCGGGCACCACCTCGACCATCGCCAGTGTGGACCGGCACAACGACGCCCTCGACGCCATGGACGGGCACGACCCCGGGGGCACCGTCTCGATCTACTGGCAGGGCACCGACCTGCCCCAGGAACTCATCCGGGACAACGCCACCCCCCACTTCAACGAACAGGGCGCGCCCAGCCTGGCCGCCTTCGACCACGCGGCCGACTTGGAGATGTCCTCCACCAGGGTCCGGGACGTGGCCACGACCTATGTGGCCCACAGTGCGGGCGGGTCGCTGCTGGGCACCGCCGAACGCGAGGGACTGGACTCCACGAACATCGTCTACGTCGCCCCCGCCGGCACCGGCCACGAGTTGTCGTCCCCGGACGACACCCAGAACCCCTCTGCCCACCGGTACCTCATCCAGACCAACGACGATCCGATCTCGGCCGCCCAGTTGCTCGGTGGTGGCGCGCACGGCGGCTCCTTCTGGGAGGGGTCCGACCCCGTGCGCCAGATGGGGGCGGTCCGGCTGGAGTCCGGGTTCATGGGCAACGGCGAGACCGTGATGGGCGGGCACTCCGACTACTTCGATCCCCGATCCACGTCGGCGCGGAACATCGAGGGTGTGGTCTACGGCACGGAGGTCCGGCCCTATCTGCAACCGGAGATCCACACGATCATCGGTTCCCCCTACCCGTACATCGAGTACCCCTTGGAAGCCGACGCCGACCACTACCGCGAGGAGGGCATTCCCTCCGTGCCCGTCGAGGAGACCCGATGA
- a CDS encoding PLDc N-terminal domain-containing protein, with amino-acid sequence MPRYLIPLGIVAVGVVIYAFIECLMTPRHQVRAFPKAAWILLIVLLPLVGALLWLFLGRARSRGGGPGGRPAAGPRPSSPDDDAAFLRQLNVQRQQQARQAELDRREAELRDRERHAGETSDTPEEGPAS; translated from the coding sequence ATGCCCCGCTACCTGATCCCCCTCGGCATCGTCGCCGTCGGCGTCGTCATCTACGCGTTCATCGAGTGCCTGATGACCCCCCGGCACCAGGTGCGGGCGTTCCCCAAGGCCGCCTGGATCCTGCTCATCGTCCTGCTGCCGCTCGTCGGGGCGCTGCTGTGGCTCTTCCTCGGCCGGGCCCGGTCCCGCGGGGGCGGCCCGGGCGGCCGTCCGGCCGCCGGGCCCCGGCCGTCCTCGCCCGACGACGACGCGGCCTTCCTACGCCAGCTCAACGTCCAGCGCCAGCAGCAGGCCCGCCAGGCCGAGCTGGACCGCCGGGAGGCAGAGCTGAGGGACCGCGAGCGGCATGCCGGAGAGACGTCGGACACGCCCGAGGAGGGCCCCGCCTCCTAG
- a CDS encoding DUF4229 domain-containing protein translates to MRLVKYALVRLAVFFVVWGACMLLGLGWVFSTIAAAVIALAAGYLFFNDLRTGAARDVADKWEGRQRAAQRGRTEQADMDAEDAYTEGRYPEPGQDR, encoded by the coding sequence GTGCGTCTAGTGAAGTATGCGTTGGTCCGCCTGGCCGTCTTCTTCGTGGTCTGGGGTGCCTGCATGCTGCTGGGCCTCGGCTGGGTCTTCTCCACGATCGCCGCGGCCGTCATCGCCCTCGCCGCCGGCTACCTGTTCTTCAACGACCTGCGCACCGGCGCCGCCCGGGACGTCGCGGACAAGTGGGAGGGCCGCCAGCGCGCCGCCCAGCGCGGCCGGACCGAGCAGGCGGACATGGACGCCGAGGACGCCTACACCGAGGGCCGCTACCCGGAGCCCGGGCAGGACCGCTAG
- a CDS encoding 1,4-dihydroxy-2-naphthoate polyprenyltransferase: MATAAQWIAGARLRTLPMAVAPVLVGSAAAWELGGFHAGRAVLALVVALALQVGVNYANDYSDGIRGTDDVRVGPLRLTGSGAAPAGQVKAAAFACFGLACLAGLALVAWAGTWWLIAVGVLAVAAAWYYTGGRRPYGYLGLGEVFVFVFFGLVAVLGTTYTQALAVSGPAWAGAVGCGLLSTALLMANNVRDIPTDREAGKRTLAVRLGDTAARWSYVAMVAVALVLPLAFTGEHPWLWLVLLAGAVAVRPARTMLASTERRDLIPVLRLTGVLGLAYAVLFTVGLVA; encoded by the coding sequence ATGGCCACAGCCGCCCAGTGGATCGCCGGTGCCCGGCTGCGCACCCTGCCGATGGCGGTGGCGCCGGTCCTGGTGGGCTCCGCCGCCGCGTGGGAGCTCGGGGGCTTCCACGCCGGCCGGGCGGTGCTGGCGCTCGTGGTGGCCCTGGCCCTGCAGGTCGGGGTGAACTACGCCAACGACTACTCGGACGGCATCCGCGGCACCGACGACGTGAGGGTCGGGCCCCTGCGGCTCACCGGCTCGGGGGCCGCCCCCGCGGGGCAGGTGAAGGCGGCCGCCTTCGCGTGCTTCGGGCTGGCGTGCCTGGCCGGCCTGGCCCTCGTGGCGTGGGCGGGCACGTGGTGGCTCATCGCCGTCGGGGTCCTCGCCGTGGCCGCCGCGTGGTACTACACGGGCGGGCGGCGCCCCTACGGCTACCTCGGGCTCGGCGAGGTGTTCGTGTTCGTGTTCTTCGGCCTGGTCGCCGTGCTCGGCACCACGTACACGCAGGCCCTCGCCGTCTCCGGACCGGCCTGGGCCGGCGCCGTGGGCTGCGGGCTGCTCTCCACGGCGCTGCTGATGGCCAACAACGTCCGGGACATCCCCACGGACCGCGAGGCCGGCAAGCGCACCCTGGCCGTGCGGCTGGGCGACACGGCCGCGCGCTGGTCCTACGTGGCGATGGTCGCCGTGGCCCTCGTGCTGCCGCTCGCGTTCACCGGGGAGCACCCGTGGCTGTGGCTCGTGCTGCTCGCCGGGGCCGTGGCCGTGCGGCCGGCCCGCACCATGCTCGCCTCGACCGAGCGCCGGGACCTGATCCCGGTGCTCAGGCTCACCGGCGTCCTCGGGCTGGCCTACGCGGTGCTGTTCACCGTGGGGCTCGTGGCCTAG
- a CDS encoding AMP-binding protein encodes MPLAPESLDRARGALAAALDGSGPPVELTADGRVLPRPEALDPARGGSAGVVAVVRTSGSTGTPKQTLLTREALAASARATAARIGGEGQWLLAVGPQFVAGLAVLSRSIAASTAPVAVEPGPFTARAFAEATDRLERGTGFRAVSLVPTQLARLLAPDAGPGLDALRTFDAVLVGGARVPDAVRAAAADAGIALHLTYGMSETCGGCVYDGVPLEGVVAALTPGDVPRLRLSGPVVAAGYLDDPWRTAAHFGAGPGARWYLTEDTGTVAGPPGDQRVTVTGRVDDVLITGGVKVSAARVQSVLEALPGVRAAFVGGIPDDEWGQRVGAAVALGPGAAPDWDEAAARRAVREALGPAAVPKAWLTLEALPLLPNGKADRRALLGRLAARRP; translated from the coding sequence ATGCCCCTGGCCCCGGAGTCCCTGGACCGTGCGCGCGGGGCCCTGGCCGCCGCCCTGGACGGCTCCGGCCCGCCCGTCGAGCTCACCGCCGACGGCCGCGTCCTGCCCCGCCCCGAGGCCCTCGACCCCGCGCGCGGCGGGTCGGCCGGCGTCGTCGCGGTCGTGCGCACCTCCGGGTCCACCGGCACCCCCAAGCAGACCCTGCTCACCCGCGAGGCCCTGGCCGCCTCCGCGCGGGCGACGGCCGCGCGGATCGGCGGCGAGGGGCAGTGGCTGCTCGCGGTCGGCCCGCAGTTCGTGGCCGGCCTGGCGGTGCTGTCCCGCTCGATCGCGGCGAGCACGGCGCCCGTGGCGGTGGAACCCGGCCCGTTCACCGCGCGCGCCTTCGCCGAGGCCACCGACCGGCTGGAGCGCGGCACCGGCTTCCGCGCCGTCTCCCTCGTCCCCACCCAGCTGGCCCGCCTGCTGGCGCCCGACGCCGGCCCGGGGCTCGACGCGCTGCGCACCTTCGACGCGGTGCTGGTCGGCGGGGCCCGCGTGCCCGACGCGGTGCGGGCGGCGGCCGCCGACGCGGGCATCGCCCTGCACCTGACCTACGGCATGAGCGAGACCTGCGGCGGCTGCGTCTACGACGGCGTCCCGCTCGAGGGCGTGGTCGCGGCCCTGACGCCCGGCGACGTCCCCCGGCTGCGGCTGTCCGGCCCGGTGGTGGCCGCCGGCTACCTCGACGACCCGTGGCGCACGGCCGCCCACTTCGGCGCCGGCCCCGGTGCGCGCTGGTACCTCACCGAGGACACCGGCACCGTCGCGGGCCCCCCCGGGGACCAGCGGGTCACCGTCACCGGCCGCGTGGACGACGTGCTCATCACCGGCGGCGTGAAGGTCTCCGCGGCGCGCGTGCAGTCCGTCCTCGAGGCGTTGCCCGGCGTGCGGGCGGCCTTCGTCGGCGGGATCCCCGACGACGAGTGGGGCCAGCGCGTGGGCGCCGCCGTGGCGCTCGGCCCGGGTGCGGCGCCGGACTGGGACGAGGCCGCCGCGCGCCGGGCCGTCCGCGAGGCCCTCGGCCCCGCCGCGGTGCCCAAGGCGTGGCTGACGCTCGAGGCGCTGCCGCTGCTGCCTAACGGCAAGGCGGACCGCCGGGCCCTGCTCGGGCGCCTGGCCGCGCGCCGCCCCTGA
- a CDS encoding 1,4-dihydroxy-2-naphthoyl-CoA synthase: MSTAQHPDLPARVSDVFDPTRWRVVEGFDFEDITYHRQVERDASGAVVRDLGTVRIAFDRPEVRNAFRPGTVDELYRALDHARMTPDVGCILLTGNGPSPKDGGHSFCSGGDQRIRGRDGYRYAEGTSAETIDPARAGRLHILEVQRLIRTTPKPVIAVVNGWAAGGGHSLHVVADLTIASREHGRFKQTDATVGSFDAGYGSALLARQVGQKNARAIFFLAREYSAEDMVAMGAVNEAVEHARLEEVALEYAADINRQSPQAIRMLKFAFNLADDGLAGQQVFAGEATRLAYMTDEAVEGRDAFLQKRDPDWSAFPYHF; the protein is encoded by the coding sequence GTGAGCACCGCACAGCACCCCGACCTGCCCGCCCGCGTCTCCGACGTCTTCGACCCCACGCGCTGGCGCGTGGTCGAGGGCTTCGACTTCGAGGACATCACCTACCACCGGCAGGTCGAGCGCGACGCGTCCGGCGCGGTGGTGCGGGACCTGGGCACCGTGCGGATCGCCTTCGACCGGCCCGAGGTGCGCAACGCCTTCCGCCCGGGCACCGTGGACGAGCTCTACCGCGCCCTCGACCACGCCCGGATGACCCCGGACGTGGGCTGCATCCTGCTCACCGGCAACGGCCCCTCCCCCAAGGACGGCGGGCACTCCTTCTGCTCCGGCGGCGACCAGCGCATCCGCGGCCGCGACGGCTACCGCTACGCCGAGGGCACCTCGGCGGAGACGATCGACCCCGCGCGCGCCGGCCGCCTGCACATCCTCGAAGTCCAGCGGCTGATCCGCACCACCCCCAAGCCGGTCATCGCCGTGGTCAACGGCTGGGCGGCCGGCGGCGGGCACTCGCTGCACGTGGTCGCGGACCTGACGATCGCCTCCCGCGAGCACGGGCGGTTCAAGCAGACGGACGCCACCGTGGGCTCCTTCGACGCCGGCTACGGCTCGGCCCTGCTGGCCCGCCAGGTCGGCCAGAAGAACGCCCGGGCCATCTTCTTCCTGGCCCGCGAGTACTCCGCCGAGGACATGGTGGCGATGGGCGCCGTCAACGAGGCCGTGGAGCACGCCCGGCTCGAGGAGGTCGCCCTGGAGTACGCCGCGGACATCAACCGGCAGTCCCCGCAGGCCATCCGGATGCTGAAGTTCGCCTTCAACCTGGCCGACGACGGCCTGGCCGGGCAGCAGGTCTTCGCCGGCGAGGCGACCCGGCTGGCCTACATGACGGACGAGGCCGTGGAGGGCCGGGACGCGTTCCTGCAGAAGCGGGACCCGGACTGGTCGGCCTTCCCGTACCACTTCTGA
- a CDS encoding MFS transporter, with the protein MSATPHRTDHPSRRNRFSRPSRPPRTRTPDAAVRKATAASALGNATEWYDYGVYAVATAYITQHFFPGEGGMLLTLATFAVSFLVRPLGGLVWGPLGDRMGRKGVLALTILLMSGATFLIGVLPTVEQVGVLAPVLLIVLRMVQGFSTGGEYGGAATYMSEYAPDRRRGFFGSFLEFGTLGGFALGTAAMLLLEVLLSPEQMSSWGWRLPFLLAAPMGLIGFYLRSRLDDTPVYEEMNGEDAGAEAAQAPSLPALFREHWKPMLVMTGLVISLNVVNYTLLSYMPTYLEQQIGLPSSAGLAVILIGEVAMMTLMPWSGALSDRFGRKPSWYLSLGGIILLAIPMFMLMGMSFGLAILGFAVLGLLYIPQLSTITATFPAMFPTQARFSGFAITYNIATSLFGGTAALVNEWAIGATGDVRFPAYYMMAACALGLVSVWFMRETAGASLRGSEVPGAVGSAVVPGSPAETALEQGRQPEQRAMAEEEMLAVAADAREAARTGRDGVAGHEDGDRAPVG; encoded by the coding sequence GTGTCTGCCACTCCTCACCGCACCGACCATCCCTCCCGCCGCAACCGCTTCTCCCGGCCGAGCCGGCCGCCCCGGACGCGGACCCCCGACGCGGCCGTCCGCAAGGCCACCGCCGCCTCCGCCCTCGGCAACGCGACCGAGTGGTACGACTACGGCGTGTACGCCGTGGCCACCGCGTACATCACCCAGCACTTCTTCCCCGGCGAGGGCGGCATGCTGCTGACCCTGGCCACGTTCGCCGTCTCCTTCCTCGTCCGGCCCCTCGGCGGGCTCGTGTGGGGCCCGCTCGGCGACCGGATGGGCCGCAAGGGCGTCCTGGCGCTGACCATCCTGCTGATGTCCGGGGCCACGTTCCTCATCGGCGTGCTGCCCACCGTCGAGCAGGTCGGCGTGCTGGCCCCCGTGCTGCTGATCGTGCTGCGCATGGTGCAGGGCTTCTCCACGGGCGGCGAGTACGGCGGCGCGGCCACCTACATGTCCGAGTACGCCCCGGACCGCCGCCGCGGGTTCTTCGGCTCCTTCCTGGAGTTCGGCACGCTCGGCGGCTTCGCCCTCGGCACCGCGGCCATGCTGCTGCTGGAGGTCCTGCTCTCCCCCGAGCAGATGTCCTCGTGGGGCTGGCGGCTGCCGTTCCTGCTCGCCGCGCCCATGGGCCTGATCGGGTTCTACCTGCGCTCGAGGCTGGACGACACCCCGGTCTACGAGGAGATGAACGGCGAGGACGCCGGGGCGGAGGCGGCGCAGGCCCCCTCCCTGCCGGCCCTGTTCCGCGAGCACTGGAAGCCCATGCTCGTCATGACCGGCCTGGTCATCTCGCTCAACGTGGTGAACTACACGCTGCTGTCCTACATGCCCACCTACCTGGAGCAGCAGATCGGGCTGCCGTCCTCCGCGGGGCTCGCGGTCATCCTCATCGGCGAGGTGGCCATGATGACGCTCATGCCGTGGTCCGGCGCGCTGTCCGACCGCTTCGGCCGCAAGCCGTCCTGGTACCTCTCCCTCGGCGGCATCATCCTGCTGGCCATCCCCATGTTCATGCTCATGGGCATGTCCTTCGGCCTGGCCATCCTGGGCTTCGCGGTCCTGGGGCTGCTGTACATCCCGCAGCTGTCCACCATCACCGCCACCTTCCCGGCGATGTTCCCCACCCAGGCCCGGTTCTCCGGCTTCGCGATCACCTACAACATCGCCACCTCGCTGTTCGGCGGCACCGCCGCGCTCGTCAACGAGTGGGCCATCGGCGCCACCGGGGACGTGCGGTTCCCGGCCTACTACATGATGGCCGCCTGCGCCCTGGGCCTGGTCAGCGTGTGGTTCATGCGCGAGACCGCGGGGGCGTCCCTGCGCGGCTCCGAGGTGCCCGGTGCCGTGGGCTCCGCCGTGGTCCCCGGGTCCCCGGCCGAGACCGCGCTCGAGCAGGGGCGCCAGCCCGAGCAGCGCGCCATGGCCGAGGAGGAGATGCTCGCCGTGGCCGCGGACGCCCGCGAGGCCGCCCGCACCGGCCGCGACGGCGTGGCCGGGCACGAGGACGGGGACCGCGCCCCGGTGGGCTGA
- a CDS encoding tyrosine-protein phosphatase, with protein sequence MDWDGAVNAHHVLGGLYRMGRQEWLTEAGWRHLREDGITTVIDLRDASERTRRPTDPVVGEAARAGIEVLHRPVEDQDVAEYMAPALAAGAPYPNHPRYYPAALRHFPDRLARVFAAVAAASGGVVLHCSAGRDRTGLVVTLALLLADRRDLVLPQYDAGARGINDWHRTSPVPHPYERHLAGAELEEFLAGRLQALREFADSLPDADAVAALLLGHGLSAAELEAVRAKLRGTTAR encoded by the coding sequence ATGGACTGGGACGGCGCGGTGAACGCGCACCACGTGCTCGGCGGGCTCTACCGGATGGGCCGGCAGGAGTGGCTGACGGAGGCCGGCTGGCGGCACCTGCGCGAGGACGGTATCACCACCGTCATCGACCTGCGGGACGCCTCCGAGCGCACCCGCCGGCCCACCGACCCCGTGGTCGGCGAGGCCGCCCGGGCGGGGATCGAGGTGCTCCACCGCCCGGTCGAGGACCAGGACGTGGCGGAGTACATGGCCCCCGCGCTCGCCGCCGGCGCGCCCTACCCCAACCACCCGCGGTACTACCCGGCGGCCCTGCGCCACTTCCCGGACCGGCTGGCCCGGGTCTTCGCGGCGGTCGCCGCCGCGTCCGGCGGCGTGGTGCTGCACTGCTCGGCCGGCCGCGACCGCACCGGCCTGGTGGTCACCCTCGCCCTGCTGCTGGCGGACCGGCGGGACCTCGTGCTGCCGCAGTACGACGCCGGGGCGCGCGGCATCAACGACTGGCACCGCACCAGCCCCGTGCCGCACCCCTACGAGCGGCACCTGGCGGGCGCGGAGCTCGAGGAGTTCCTGGCCGGCCGGCTGCAGGCCCTGCGGGAGTTCGCCGACTCCCTGCCGGACGCGGACGCCGTGGCGGCCCTGCTGCTCGGGCACGGGCTCTCCGCCGCCGAGCTGGAGGCGGTGCGCGCCAAGCTGCGCGGCACCACGGCCCGGTGA